The stretch of DNA CAATATCATCAATAATCATAATGAAAAAGGTTATAACCAAAGTACGTGAGACTTTAACCGATTTGCAAATATCTATTTTGCTAAATTATTATATACTAATCCCTGAAAAAGTTATCCCCTTCATCTCAGTATGGGCGGATATATGCTCGACATACTCGCTTGATGACGTAAGTTGCAATTATCAATTTAAACATTAGATTTGATTGTTAAACTTAAGCCATTACTTTTTGTCTATGAAAATTTATAAAGTTATCCAAACACCCGGCCTCTCTATAAAAAATGGACGAAAACCTATACCATTAAGATTGAAATACTTTTCCGAAAGTCTTGGAATAGATACTTCCTGTAATTTAGCTACCGCGATATGAAAAAGGTCGCGTATTTATTAGGAGCAGGAGCCAGTCAGGCTGTTGTGTCTCATATCAATCCGGATAATGGACTGATGACTACCGATATTCGTAACGTTATTCAAAAACAATATTCGAGCGCGCCTTTCGATACCAATATTTGGAATGAAATTCTTACAGAAGAATATGATTTAGAGCAGATAATATCGGTGATGGAATATCAGTATCAATATGCATCATCTACTACTCTAAGACGTTATTATAGAGATGCGATTGTTAAACTTTCTAAGAAAATATCTGCAAATCCTCCAAAATCTAACCTTTATTCTATTCTAATTGATATGCATTTAAATCTGCAAAACAGTTTAGATGAGGAGTTACTTTGCATAATCAGCTTGAACTACGAAGATATTTTAGAAAAGACGATAGATAAACATTTTAAAATACAGGTAGATTATGGAATTAATAAGCTGCCAACAGCAAATGGAATTCAAATATTTAAATTACATGGCTCTTTCAATTGGGAAAACGTTCGACCTATAAAGGTAGCAACTAATATGACTAGCTTGCGGTCGGAGAATACGCTTTGGATTCCTCCCGGTGTTGATAAAAGGAAGGAGAATTACCCTTTTAATCTTTTATGGGGAAAGGCAAACGAAGCCATTATGAACTGTGATGTTATCCGGGTAGTGGGTTGCTCTTTAAGCAGAAACGATTGGGGACTAATTCCAATGTTGTATACAATTCAAAAATTTCATAGTACCGGTCACAAGTTTGCGATCGAAATTATCGACTTCCCTGAGATCGCTGAAAAAATCAAAACGAATTACAAATACCTCGATATAACTTCGATAGATGATATACCTGAATTTTTTGACTTTTACAAAAAGCAATTTCCGTCAGCTTCAGATGATGCCATAAAAACGGAAATCGTAAATTCGCTAAATAATCCTTTACAAAGCTGGTTAGAGGCAAAGATAGAATATCTTATAAAAAGATCTAAGGACATCAACACCCCTAAAAAACTGGTTTACGATTTTTATTATAAAACCGCCTAATGAAGAAGAATAATTTAACTTGGACTGTAAGGGATCTGCAAGAAAAAATAGATCAAATAGAGTTTCCTGAATATCAGCGGGAGCCTTCTGTCTGGAACTTAGATCGTAAACAAAAGTTGATAGATTCTATGCTCAGAGGGTTTGATATATCCAATATCTATCTAAATAAGCGAAACGATGCAGTCTACGAATGTATCGATGGTAGACAACGGATTAACGCCATTCTATCTTTCTTAGGGCTAAATGACGATAAAGAGTCCAATGAACGCAGTGCAAATCGAATGGATAACAACTTCAAGTTTGTAAGTTCGGACGAATTGCTGGGTACGCAAGGTTTACAAGCTTGGAATAACAAACGATTTGAAGATTTTAAAGGCGACGATGAGCTTGCTGATCCTATACTCAATTATCAATTTAACGTTGTAGAAATCTCTTTAGATGACGAAGATAAGGATGAATTGCTAAACCTCATGTTTTTGCGCCTACAACTCGGCGCGCATCTTAATGCAGGAGAAAAGTTGAAAGCTATGCGCGGTGACATGCGCGATTTGATTTTCGGAGAGTTAGGACCTTACGCTTACTTCAGCGAAATTTTACAAATCCCGAATCGCCGATTTGCCATGGAATTAACAGCCTCGCAAATCGCTTTAAATTTTTATTCAAAAGCAAAAAATGATGAATTTCATAGGGCTAGATTCGCTGATTTACAAGATTTTTTTAAAGAGCGTTCCAAATTTACAGATCCTGACCTGGTCTTAGCTATAAAGCTAAAAGAACGTCTTAACGAAATCTATCAATATCTGAATAATCAAAATGTTGAGTTAAGAAACAGAGCAATGGGAATTTCTGTTTTCTTTTTCATGAATGAACTAATCGAATCAAATATGGCAGGTCAAATAATTGAATTCATAAATTTCTTAAAATTGTTTATGGAAACACTAAAAGAGCAAGTCAAAAAAGGTATTGATATAGATCCAAATTATCGAGATCTGCTACGTTTCCAAAATTACATTTCCCAGGCAGCCGTTGAAAAGTATGCGATAGAGAACCGACACAAATTTTTGGAGGATTATTATGAGTACTATCTTTTAAATAACGAAATCAAGACCACTGGAAGCAATTGATTGGTTATTGAGTAGGTGAGAGTTTTGAATTAATGGTGGATGTTTCCTTCATTCAACCTTAAATTGCGGAGCCCCAGTCATTTTCATTATACTTTAAGACTATATTAATCTTAAAGTATAATGAAATAACTCTTGGAAAAAGTCATCTCTAATGTCCGGCTCTTCCAATATTTTAATTATATCATAGAATTTTTCAACTAGTCGGTCGTTTTGAATTCTCTTTTGAAGCTCTGTAGTATAAACCGCAGAAAGAAAAAAATTCTTACACTTGTTACTTTCCTGCAGTGAGTGCTGAAAAGATTTTGTCGCTGCGCCGTATCGTTCAAGAGCGCCAGCAGGATCTATACCACCCTTAATTTCTACTACCGCCAAAAGTTCTTCACCCTTTTCAGTCTCTATAGAAAAAGAGATATCGGGTTCAGAAGAAAATCGCATTATTACGCCGCCGGCGAGTCTGGAAATTTTTGGCAAAGTGTCAGCTAACATAATGTCATCCGACACTGGATCTATAATCAATGATTTTTCTTTTAACCATTCGTAAACCAAAGATCTGACCCTTTCCTCTGCGATAGTACCCACCTTATTCCTCATTACTCCGTCAAGCGTTATCCCTAAGGTTGCAATAATTGTTCTTTTACCATTTTCCAAAGTCCAGTCTGTGGCGCCTTTGATAATCGAACATATAAAGGTGTTGTATACGCGCGCCATTTTTAAAGCTTTCTCCGGAGCAATTACCGCACGATTTTTGCCGGTTTCTAAGCTTTCTATTGACCCAATATATTCTTTAGCTGCTTTTATCGATAAACCTGTTAAGCCTCTATAGTAAAGGCTTGTAATCGGCTTTTCCTTTAATGTGTCGGGGTGACAGAAAACCAGTTTGGGATCATACATTTTTTCTAAAGTCACATATTCCCATGTTTCTTTATCAATCATCAAATTTGAAAATGGCTCCCAGGTCAACGAAATTTCCAAGTCTTTTAAAATGTCAAAGGCCTTTAAATCTGTCCTTTTTTGTAGAGACGTAACAATGAGCAAAGACTTTACTTTCCTCAAATTATCTGAATAGCTATCCATTAATTAATTTTTGTTCCAAACATACACACATTTTCTTATTTCATTTCGTCCGTGAATTCCCATCTGTTGACTACTATTTCCCTTCCCTCTTTCTAGTAACCAAATTACCTCAGTAGTTAAACCGGCTTCCCTAGCAAAATCCGATAAAATCAAATCAACAGGAATTTCACTTCCATTATACTGAACATTATCATTTACCATGATAACTTTACCACCCTTTTTCAGGGTACGGGATAATTCATTTATAACGAAATTCATTTCAAAAAAATAATTGCTTATCATCACTGGAATATTAGTGTTGTTAAGTGAATCTCTACTTGAATTTAAATTTGCTAGAATTTCATTTAATGCTGGATGGGTCCTATGAATTTCAGCAATTCTTTCAAATTCCTTGAGTTTGTTTTTACTCTTATATATTAACTCTAATTCGGAGAACTTACTTTTATTTTCAACGGTTGCTGAAAGTAAAGTTTGTCTTAGGTCTTTAATAGTCTCATTATCAACTCCAGTGAAAGCTAATTCCAATGCGTACGTCCGGGTATAATCGTAACGATTACAGTATGGGGGAGACGTTATAACGAGGTTTACAGAATTGGAGTTAATATCCTGCAATTTATTAAGACAACTTCCAGCAATCAACTGAAACTTATTCTTGTTTTTAAGTTTAGGTTGGTAATCAATATCATCTTTAATTTGTTCTAACTTTTCGAAAAGTTTTTCTCTAAAACCAAAAATAGTTCCCTTTGAAAATTTCGATTTAAGTATTCTTGACGATCGAAAATCCCACCTTAAATATTGGCCATCCTTCCGAGTAAATGAAACATCTTCTAATATCGAAATTGCTACCAAAGACAATAAAGATTTAAGATCATCACTAAGGGATTGATCAAATAAAAATCTTC from Inquilinus sp. KBS0705 encodes:
- a CDS encoding DUF262 domain-containing protein; protein product: MKKNNLTWTVRDLQEKIDQIEFPEYQREPSVWNLDRKQKLIDSMLRGFDISNIYLNKRNDAVYECIDGRQRINAILSFLGLNDDKESNERSANRMDNNFKFVSSDELLGTQGLQAWNNKRFEDFKGDDELADPILNYQFNVVEISLDDEDKDELLNLMFLRLQLGAHLNAGEKLKAMRGDMRDLIFGELGPYAYFSEILQIPNRRFAMELTASQIALNFYSKAKNDEFHRARFADLQDFFKERSKFTDPDLVLAIKLKERLNEIYQYLNNQNVELRNRAMGISVFFFMNELIESNMAGQIIEFINFLKLFMETLKEQVKKGIDIDPNYRDLLRFQNYISQAAVEKYAIENRHKFLEDYYEYYLLNNEIKTTGSN
- a CDS encoding XcyI family restriction endonuclease encodes the protein MDSYSDNLRKVKSLLIVTSLQKRTDLKAFDILKDLEISLTWEPFSNLMIDKETWEYVTLEKMYDPKLVFCHPDTLKEKPITSLYYRGLTGLSIKAAKEYIGSIESLETGKNRAVIAPEKALKMARVYNTFICSIIKGATDWTLENGKRTIIATLGITLDGVMRNKVGTIAEERVRSLVYEWLKEKSLIIDPVSDDIMLADTLPKISRLAGGVIMRFSSEPDISFSIETEKGEELLAVVEIKGGIDPAGALERYGAATKSFQHSLQESNKCKNFFLSAVYTTELQKRIQNDRLVEKFYDIIKILEEPDIRDDFFQELFHYTLRLI